Proteins from one Anastrepha obliqua isolate idAnaObli1 chromosome 2, idAnaObli1_1.0, whole genome shotgun sequence genomic window:
- the LOC129238991 gene encoding farnesol dehydrogenase-like, with the protein MERWHKRIAVVTGASSGIGTAVVKDLVREGVIVVALARRMDRLDAIRNSLPQDQQSRFYARKCDVTVEKEVNDTFDWIEQTLGGVDILVNNAGVLIPGSLLTQELSAINQVLQTNIVGVVHCTQRAFKSMKARNFDGHVILINSLTGHNVLQHPVDEVPNFNIYGPSKYAITSINEVLRQEFRGYKTKIKITSVSPGFVDTEIVPESFQSDCMLRPEDISAGIVYALGTPPHVQVHELTIKPVGEAY; encoded by the exons ATGGAGCGTTGGCACAAACGTATTGCTGTagtaaccggcgccagttcggGCATTGGCACAGCCGTCGTAAAAGATCTTGTGCGAGAAGGAGTCATTGTAGTCGCATTAGCGCGTCGCATGGATCGCTTGGATGCCATACGTAATTCATTACCGCAGGACCAGCAATCGCGCTTCTATGCGCGAAAATGTGATGTAACTGTGGAAAAAGAAGTCAACGATACCTTCGATTGGATTGAGCAAACACTTGGCGGTGTGGATATTCTAGTCAATAACGCAGGCGTACTAATACCAGGATCCTTGCTCACACAGGAGCTTAGCGCAATCAATCAAGTACTACAAACAAATATTGTGGGCGTGGTGCATTGTACACAGCGTGCATTTAAATCGATGAAAGCGCGTAATTTCGACGGTCATGTGATCTTGATCAATAGCCTCACCGGGCATAATGTGCTGCAGCATCCAGTTGACGAGGTGCCCAATTTCAATATATATGGACCGAGCAAATATGCAATTACGTCAATTAATGAAGTATTACGGCAGGAATTCCGTGGttacaaaaccaaaatcaaGATTACT AGTGTGAGCCCAGGATTCGTGGATACTGAAATTGTACCAGAGTCATTCCAAAGTGATTGCATGTTGCGTCCAGAAGACATATCGGCCGGTATTGTGTATGCTCTTGGTACTCCGCCGCATGTGCAAGTGCATGAGTTGACCATTAAACCTGTAGGCGAAGCTTATTAG
- the LOC129238946 gene encoding farnesol dehydrogenase-like, with protein MERWHKHIAVVTGASSGIGTAVVKDLVREGVIVVALARRLDRLDVIRNSLPEDQQSRFYARKCDVTVEKEVNDTFDWIEQTLGGVDILVNNAGVLIPGSLLTQELSAINQVLQTNIVGVVHCTQRAFKSMKARNFDGHVILINSITGHNVLQHPVDEVPNFNIYGPSKYAITSINEVLRQEFRGYKTKIKITSVSPGFVDTEIVPESFQSDCMLRPEDISAGIVYALGTPPHVQVHELTIKPVGEAY; from the exons ATGGAACGTTGGCACAAACATATTGCTGTagtaaccggcgccagttcggGCATTGGCACAGCCGTCGTAAAAGATCTTGTGCGTGAAGGAGTCATTGTAGTCGCATTAGCGCGTCGCCTGGATCGCTTGGATGTCATACGTAACTCATTACCGGAGGACCAGCAATCGCGCTTCTATGCGCGAAAATGTGATGTAACTGTGGAAAAAGAAGTCAACGATACCTTCGATTGGATTGAGCAAACACTTGGCGGTGTGGATATTCTAGTCAATAACGCAGGCGTACTAATACCAGGATCCTTGCTCACACAGGAGCTTAGCGCAATCAATCAAGTACTACAAACAAATATTGTGGGCGTGGTGCATTGTACACAGCGTGCATTTAAATCGATGAAAGCACGTAATTTCGACGGTCATGTGATCTTGATCAATAGCATCACCGGGCATAATGTGCTGCAGCATCCAGTTGACGAGGTGCCCAATTTCAATATATATGGACCGAGCAAATATGCCATTACGTCAATTAATGAAGTATTACGACAGGAATTCCGTGGttacaaaaccaaaatcaaGATTACT AGTGTGAGCCCAGGGTTCGTGGATACTGAAATTGTACCAGAGTCATTCCAAAGTGATTGCATGTTGCGTCCAGAAGACATATCGGCCGGTATTGTGTATGCTCTTGGTACTCCGCCGCATGTGCAAGTGCATGAGTTGACTATTAAACCTGTAGGTGAAGCTTATTAG
- the LOC129239126 gene encoding farnesol dehydrogenase-like gives MERWHKRIAVVTGASSGIGTAVVKDLVREGVIVVALARRLDRLDVIRNSLPEDQQSRFYARKCDVTVEKEVNDTFDWIEQTLGGVDILVNNAGVLIPGSLLTQELSAINQVLQTNIVGVVHCTQRAFKSMKARNFDGHVILINSLTGHNVLQHPVDEVPNFNIYGPSKYAITSINEVLRQEFRGYKTKIKITSVSPGFVDTEIVPESFQSDCMLRPEDISAGIVYALGTPPHVQVHELTIKPVGEAY, from the exons ATGGAGCGTTGGCACAAACGTATTGCTGTagtaaccggcgccagttcggGCATTGGCACAGCCGTCGTAAAAGATCTTGTGCGTGAAGGAGTCATTGTAGTCGCATTAGCGCGTCGCCTGGATCGCTTGGATGTCATACGTAACTCATTACCGGAGGACCAGCAATCGCGCTTCTATGCGCGAAAATGTGATGTAACTGTGGAAAAAGAAGTCAACGATACCTTCGATTGGATTGAGCAAACACTTGGCGGTGTGGATATTCTAGTCAATAACGCAGGCGTACTAATACCAGGATCCTTGCTCACACAGGAGCTTAGCGCAATCAATCAAGTACTACAAACAAATATTGTGGGCGTGGTGCATTGTACACAGCGTGCTTTTAAATCGATGAAAGCACGTAATTTCGACGGTCATGTGATCTTGATCAATAGCCTCACCGGGCATAATGTGCTGCAGCATCCAGTTGACGAGGTGCCCAATTTCAATATATATGGACCGAGCAAATATGCCATTACGTCAATTAATGAAGTATTACGACAGGAATTCCGTGGttacaaaaccaaaatcaaGATTACT AGTGTGAGCCCAGGATTCGTGGATACTGAAATTGTACCAGAGTCATTCCAAAGTGATTGCATGTTGCGTCCAGAAGACATATCGGCCGGTATTGTGTATGCTCTCGGTACTCCGCCGCATGTGCAAGTGCATGAGTTGACCATTAAACCTGTAGGCGAAGCTTATTAG